The Streptomyces sp. HUAS CB01 genome has a segment encoding these proteins:
- a CDS encoding TetR family transcriptional regulator has product MPMSASRRNRFERRRAETRQALVRAARQILAESGHTSASIHAIAERADVGFGSFYNHFAGKPDLFDAAVADALEEYSQAVDERLQSVDDPAERVAGGLRLSARMADSYPEIMRILCHSELGRLCAGRGLAPRAQRDVAQGIASGRFTVADPMIALTALNGSLLALLELWFSRPEADSDQAAGVMAEMLLHMLGLSPDEARDLARRPLPAAA; this is encoded by the coding sequence ATGCCGATGTCAGCCTCACGCAGGAACCGATTCGAACGCCGTCGTGCCGAGACCCGGCAGGCGCTCGTCCGCGCCGCGCGGCAGATCCTGGCCGAGTCCGGCCACACCAGCGCCAGCATCCATGCCATCGCGGAGCGCGCTGACGTTGGCTTCGGCTCCTTCTACAACCACTTCGCAGGCAAGCCGGACCTGTTCGACGCAGCCGTGGCCGATGCACTTGAGGAGTACTCCCAAGCCGTTGACGAGCGCCTGCAGAGCGTCGACGATCCCGCCGAGCGCGTCGCCGGGGGCCTGCGGCTCAGCGCACGCATGGCCGATTCGTACCCGGAGATCATGCGGATCCTGTGCCACAGCGAGCTCGGTCGCCTATGCGCCGGCCGGGGACTCGCTCCGCGTGCGCAGCGTGACGTGGCTCAGGGCATTGCCTCGGGCCGATTCACGGTGGCCGACCCCATGATCGCCTTGACCGCTCTGAACGGCAGCCTGCTGGCGCTCCTGGAGCTGTGGTTCAGCCGGCCCGAGGCGGACAGCGACCAGGCTGCAGGGGTAATGGCCGAGATGCTTCTGCACATGCTCGGCCTCTCCCCGGATGAGGCCCGTGACCTCGCCCGGCGGCCTCTTCCCGCTGCAGCGTGA
- a CDS encoding SpoIIE family protein phosphatase produces the protein MTNTDRTPLAGPVNPREIPDAAIAMLDAEGIVVGWTHAAEQLVGYTAGEVVGRSAAYVLPPAEEASRASAFAERRHAQDGWSGTVMVRHRDGHTIRMTLRISLLWGQDAGTRWLVSVTDIGTLSSEASNGPVRESLLAHAPVGIAVYDPELRCTWVNDAMERHDGTPRGRRFGRRLRDALPAVEAEALEVVMRQVLNSGSTMVHEYRVWSSADRRREHAFSASFFCLQDASGQAMGVCAMSVDVTGNRRARERLAILSEAGTRIGSTLDFMKTGQELADLAVPLLADIAVVDLLESVPFGLEPSARIVATSGRRPVLRRAGVASVDLGVLELPAVREEVIHVPPGSSFGAALRTGKSHLEPVLDTHAGPWVDHDPTRAQKVRDSGIHSLMVVPIRARRCVLGLALFGRSAELTPFQDDDLLLAEELVTRAALSLDNALQYARQRTAALTLQRDLLPHRVHGGAALDVASHYVPADTEHGVGGDWFDVIKLSGARVALVVGDVVGHGINAAATMGRLRTAVRTLADMELPPHELLTRLDDTVKRLSEEDADAPDHVPAAVGATCLYAVYDPVTRRCTMARAGHPPPAIIDPQGHVVFPDMPAGAPLGLGLGLVPFESVELELPEGTLLALYTDGLVEARDDDIDAGLDRLGAALAQTGGSLEDLCSQVIETLPAQPPADDVTLLLARTRALEPAQVASWDLVDEPTAVRTARQVAACQLSEWGLEHLVTNVELIVSELVTNAIRHGEGPSRLRLIQHQVLTCEVSDGSTSHPRPRHPDTLDENGRGLFLVSQLSRRWGSRSGADGKVVWAEQDLPSTAAM, from the coding sequence ATGACCAACACCGACCGCACGCCGCTCGCCGGGCCGGTGAATCCCCGAGAGATACCCGACGCCGCAATTGCGATGCTCGATGCGGAGGGGATCGTGGTGGGGTGGACGCACGCCGCCGAGCAGCTTGTCGGGTACACGGCCGGGGAAGTGGTGGGCCGCTCCGCCGCATACGTGCTGCCGCCCGCCGAGGAGGCTTCGCGTGCTTCGGCGTTCGCCGAGCGGCGCCATGCCCAGGATGGCTGGTCGGGCACCGTGATGGTCCGCCACCGGGACGGCCACACCATCAGAATGACGCTGCGGATCTCACTCCTGTGGGGTCAGGACGCCGGTACCCGGTGGCTGGTGTCCGTGACCGACATTGGCACCCTGTCCTCGGAGGCGTCCAACGGACCTGTGCGGGAGTCCCTTCTTGCCCACGCACCGGTAGGCATCGCCGTCTACGACCCCGAGCTGCGCTGTACCTGGGTGAACGACGCCATGGAGCGCCACGACGGCACTCCTCGTGGCCGACGGTTCGGACGCAGGCTGCGGGATGCACTGCCCGCCGTCGAAGCCGAGGCCCTCGAGGTGGTGATGCGGCAGGTACTGAACAGCGGCAGCACCATGGTCCACGAGTACCGGGTGTGGTCGTCGGCGGACAGGCGTCGGGAACACGCGTTCTCGGCCTCGTTCTTCTGCCTTCAGGATGCAAGCGGCCAGGCGATGGGGGTGTGCGCCATGAGCGTGGACGTCACCGGCAACCGGCGGGCCCGGGAGCGCCTGGCCATCCTCAGCGAAGCCGGCACACGCATCGGCAGCACCCTTGATTTCATGAAGACCGGTCAGGAACTGGCCGACCTTGCCGTACCCCTGCTGGCCGACATCGCCGTCGTCGACCTGTTGGAGTCGGTTCCGTTCGGACTCGAGCCCTCCGCACGGATCGTCGCCACGAGCGGCCGCCGCCCTGTGCTGCGCCGTGCCGGGGTGGCTTCCGTCGACCTGGGTGTCCTCGAGTTGCCGGCAGTGCGCGAAGAGGTGATCCACGTTCCCCCGGGCTCGTCATTCGGGGCCGCCTTGCGCACGGGCAAATCTCACCTGGAACCGGTGCTGGACACCCACGCCGGCCCATGGGTCGACCACGACCCGACGCGGGCGCAGAAGGTCCGTGACAGCGGCATCCATTCTCTGATGGTCGTGCCCATCCGTGCGCGGCGTTGCGTGCTGGGACTGGCTCTGTTCGGCCGCTCCGCGGAACTGACACCGTTCCAGGACGATGACCTGCTCCTGGCCGAGGAGCTCGTCACCCGGGCCGCGCTCAGCCTGGACAACGCTCTCCAGTACGCTCGCCAACGCACCGCGGCCCTGACGCTTCAACGCGACCTGCTGCCCCACCGTGTACATGGTGGTGCCGCCCTCGACGTGGCCTCGCACTATGTGCCGGCTGACACGGAGCACGGCGTGGGGGGCGACTGGTTCGACGTGATCAAGCTGTCTGGCGCCCGGGTGGCTCTGGTCGTCGGAGATGTGGTCGGACACGGCATCAACGCCGCGGCGACGATGGGCCGACTGCGCACCGCCGTCCGCACGCTCGCGGACATGGAACTGCCTCCCCATGAACTCCTGACGCGCCTCGACGACACGGTCAAGCGGCTGAGCGAGGAAGACGCGGACGCTCCGGACCATGTCCCCGCGGCGGTGGGTGCCACCTGTCTGTATGCCGTATACGACCCGGTCACCCGACGGTGCACGATGGCGCGGGCCGGACATCCGCCGCCTGCGATCATCGACCCGCAGGGCCATGTCGTTTTCCCCGACATGCCCGCCGGAGCCCCGCTCGGCCTCGGCCTCGGTCTGGTCCCCTTCGAGTCCGTGGAACTGGAACTGCCCGAGGGAACACTCCTCGCGCTCTACACCGATGGTCTGGTCGAGGCCCGTGACGACGACATCGACGCGGGCCTGGATCGCCTGGGCGCCGCCCTGGCACAGACCGGTGGATCCCTGGAAGACCTGTGCTCGCAGGTGATCGAGACCTTGCCGGCTCAGCCCCCGGCCGACGATGTCACCTTGCTCCTTGCACGAACTCGCGCACTCGAACCGGCCCAGGTCGCCTCGTGGGACCTCGTGGACGAGCCGACCGCCGTCCGTACCGCCCGGCAGGTGGCCGCCTGTCAGCTCAGCGAATGGGGGCTTGAGCATCTGGTGACCAATGTGGAGCTGATCGTCAGCGAACTCGTCACCAACGCCATCCGCCACGGCGAGGGACCGAGCCGCCTACGGCTCATCCAGCACCAGGTTCTGACCTGCGAAGTGTCCGATGGCAGCACCAGCCACCCACGTCCGCGTCATCCCGACACCCTCGACGAGAACGGCCGCGGTCTCTTCCTCGTCTCGCAGTTGTCCCGTAGGTGGGGCTCACGCTCCGGCGCGGACGGCAAGGTCGTCTGGGCCGAACAGGACCTGCCCTCCACAGCCGCGATGTGA
- a CDS encoding ATP-binding SpoIIE family protein phosphatase, whose translation MHTENVKNACPADVSREAAGISGSVPSGWLPAFYGLAAAVLDKRGAVVRWTGTAQDMTGFPAEEVCGRPVRELVADLPEDLRGATEMPASGRVRLWHQRGDTIDVTFRTTKVEGSAEVLVLAAPTHHVADHEQGAALLRALSAQNRITIALHDTDLTTVQTNATPDTPGGRPVQPGTRLCDVLCAEDAESLEAVLRQVLETGVPVVRRNQQVSWQHDPARRHVLSLSAFRLEDTRGRPTGVAALYIDGADHLRARRHLDLAREVAERVGGSLDVVRTAQDLADVLAPTFGDLAAVDLAHPVFDGEEPVKRLGGGDMGNAALAPAIAVWPAGIKRGDPIPLLPDHPTVRRFRHGETVVLGLDDFTAMVGDPQLVEYLVPTDAHSVMVAPLHARGLTLGAISAWRCGRSDPFTEDEAALMTQIASRGALAIDNARRYTREHRAAAGLQQLLLPPATTDTPAAETAGAYLPAGGGAEISGDWYDAIALPSLRLALVAGDVVGHGMRASATMGRLRAAIQTLADLELEPDELLTRIADLVQRLAAEAPPGDHDIVGGTCLYAVYDPVTRRCAMASAGHPPPVLVRPDGTAEAVRISPGPPLAIGGLPYETTTIDLEPGSVLALYTDGLVEQHDRDIGQGLRHLTDALAASCRPDRALDETGQALLAGLVDQTPRDDATLLLARTRAVPAEDTAHWEIPADPAAVSKAREWTTGQLTTWGLKDLLFATELIVSELVTNAIRYGRLPMDLRLIRHDVLVCEVTDSSSTQPRLRRAHTTDEGGRGLFLVAQLAERWGCRHGQNRKTIWSEQLID comes from the coding sequence ATGCATACAGAAAATGTCAAGAACGCCTGCCCTGCAGATGTCTCCCGAGAAGCGGCAGGCATCTCCGGTTCCGTTCCCAGCGGCTGGTTGCCCGCCTTCTACGGCCTGGCAGCCGCCGTGCTCGACAAGCGAGGCGCGGTGGTGCGGTGGACCGGGACAGCGCAGGACATGACGGGGTTCCCCGCCGAGGAGGTCTGCGGCCGGCCCGTGCGGGAACTGGTGGCCGACCTCCCGGAGGACCTGCGCGGCGCCACGGAGATGCCGGCATCCGGCAGGGTGCGGCTGTGGCACCAGCGCGGCGACACCATCGATGTCACTTTCCGAACCACGAAGGTCGAGGGCTCGGCGGAGGTCCTCGTCCTGGCCGCCCCCACGCACCACGTCGCCGACCACGAGCAGGGCGCAGCGCTCCTGCGCGCGCTGTCCGCACAGAACCGGATCACGATCGCCCTGCACGACACGGATCTCACCACTGTGCAGACGAACGCCACGCCGGACACTCCCGGCGGCCGTCCGGTGCAGCCCGGCACCCGGCTGTGCGACGTGCTGTGCGCCGAGGACGCCGAGAGCCTCGAGGCAGTACTGCGCCAGGTGCTCGAGACGGGTGTCCCGGTGGTCCGCAGGAACCAGCAAGTGAGCTGGCAACACGATCCGGCGCGGCGGCACGTGCTGTCGCTGTCCGCCTTCCGTCTGGAGGACACGCGGGGGCGCCCGACAGGGGTCGCTGCCCTGTACATCGACGGCGCCGATCATCTTCGTGCCCGCCGTCATCTGGATCTCGCCCGCGAGGTGGCCGAGCGGGTGGGAGGATCCCTGGATGTCGTGCGCACTGCGCAGGACCTCGCGGACGTTCTCGCACCCACGTTCGGAGATCTCGCCGCCGTCGACCTTGCTCACCCCGTTTTCGATGGGGAAGAGCCCGTGAAGCGGCTGGGCGGTGGAGACATGGGCAACGCGGCTCTTGCTCCGGCCATCGCGGTGTGGCCGGCCGGCATCAAACGGGGCGATCCCATCCCGCTCCTTCCCGACCACCCCACGGTGCGCAGGTTCCGGCACGGCGAGACGGTCGTCCTCGGCCTCGACGACTTCACCGCCATGGTCGGCGACCCCCAGCTGGTCGAGTATCTCGTCCCGACGGACGCCCATTCGGTGATGGTGGCACCACTGCATGCCCGCGGGCTCACGCTCGGTGCCATATCGGCCTGGCGCTGCGGCCGGTCCGACCCCTTCACCGAGGACGAGGCTGCTCTCATGACGCAGATCGCCTCACGAGGTGCCCTCGCCATCGACAACGCCCGCCGTTACACGCGCGAGCACAGGGCCGCCGCAGGTCTGCAGCAGCTGCTTCTTCCGCCGGCCACGACCGACACTCCGGCAGCCGAGACCGCCGGCGCCTACCTGCCCGCAGGCGGCGGAGCCGAAATCAGCGGCGACTGGTACGACGCCATCGCTCTGCCCTCTCTCCGGCTGGCCCTTGTCGCCGGGGACGTGGTCGGCCACGGCATGCGCGCCAGCGCCACCATGGGCCGCCTGCGCGCCGCCATCCAGACGCTCGCGGACCTGGAACTCGAACCGGACGAGTTGCTCACCCGGATCGCCGACCTGGTCCAGCGCCTCGCGGCCGAAGCACCGCCCGGCGACCACGACATCGTCGGCGGCACATGCCTGTACGCGGTCTACGACCCGGTCACCAGGCGCTGCGCCATGGCCAGTGCCGGGCACCCGCCACCCGTCCTGGTTCGGCCCGACGGGACCGCCGAAGCCGTCAGAATCTCCCCGGGACCACCACTCGCCATCGGCGGCCTGCCGTACGAGACCACCACGATCGACCTGGAGCCGGGCAGCGTCCTCGCCCTCTACACCGACGGCCTGGTCGAACAGCACGACCGCGACATCGGCCAAGGCCTGCGGCACCTGACGGATGCCCTCGCCGCGTCCTGCCGCCCGGATCGTGCTCTGGACGAAACCGGCCAGGCTCTCCTCGCCGGCCTGGTCGACCAGACGCCGCGCGACGACGCGACCCTGCTCCTGGCCCGTACCCGCGCCGTCCCGGCGGAGGACACCGCTCACTGGGAAATCCCGGCCGACCCTGCCGCCGTCTCCAAGGCCCGAGAATGGACAACCGGCCAACTCACCACGTGGGGGCTCAAAGACCTGCTGTTCGCCACCGAACTCATCGTCAGCGAACTGGTCACCAACGCCATCCGCTACGGTCGTCTTCCCATGGACCTCCGCCTGATCCGCCACGACGTCCTGGTGTGCGAGGTCACCGACTCCAGCAGCACACAGCCTCGCCTACGGCGCGCGCACACCACCGACGAGGGAGGGCGCGGCTTGTTCCTTGTCGCCCAACTCGCGGAGCGCTGGGGCTGCCGCCATGGCCAGAACCGCAAGACGATCTGGTCCGAGCAGCTCATCGACTGA
- a CDS encoding SRPBCC family protein has product MGEYSDSITVHVPPDRLFAYLSDVEHLPSYMPRLTSVHPHDGDHVTVTAHIEPADAPEQDVTSEAWLHVVEEGKSLEWGAPGPHDYRGRLHVDEGEDAGTCRLTVELHTEHTGGAQVHRGLKEALTGIKRAAESAGR; this is encoded by the coding sequence ATGGGTGAATACAGCGACAGCATTACCGTGCATGTACCGCCGGACCGGCTCTTTGCCTATCTGTCTGATGTGGAGCATCTGCCCTCCTACATGCCGCGCCTGACTTCCGTCCACCCCCATGACGGTGACCACGTCACCGTCACCGCCCATATCGAGCCCGCCGACGCCCCGGAGCAGGACGTGACCAGCGAAGCGTGGCTGCATGTGGTCGAGGAGGGCAAGAGCCTGGAGTGGGGCGCCCCCGGTCCGCACGACTACCGGGGTCGGTTGCACGTGGACGAAGGAGAGGACGCCGGCACCTGCCGACTGACGGTGGAGTTGCACACCGAGCACACGGGGGGCGCGCAGGTCCACCGCGGCCTGAAAGAGGCACTGACCGGTATCAAGCGGGCGGCGGAGAGCGCTGGACGGTGA
- a CDS encoding SsgA family sporulation/cell division regulator, translating to MRERHEAVWWTEVVQMRNGALLPIVASFHYTSRDPYAARIVFHPDPERHRGVSWYVERDLLATGMRCRAGVGEVQLWPAPGPPGGGQVMLQIGPPAGRAVFLLDAAGLREWLAISYTLVPPGCESDRVDWRPLERLLSGQA from the coding sequence GTGCGGGAAAGGCATGAGGCGGTCTGGTGGACCGAGGTCGTGCAGATGCGGAATGGGGCGCTTCTGCCGATCGTGGCCTCGTTTCATTACACGAGCCGGGACCCGTATGCGGCGCGGATCGTGTTCCATCCGGATCCCGAGCGCCATCGCGGTGTCTCCTGGTACGTGGAGCGTGATCTTCTCGCCACCGGTATGCGGTGTCGCGCCGGTGTTGGTGAGGTGCAGCTCTGGCCCGCACCCGGGCCGCCCGGCGGCGGGCAGGTGATGCTGCAGATCGGTCCTCCCGCTGGGCGCGCGGTCTTCCTGTTGGACGCCGCCGGGCTGAGGGAGTGGCTCGCCATCTCCTACACCCTGGTTCCCCCGGGGTGCGAATCGGACCGGGTGGATTGGCGGCCGTTGGAGCGTCTGTTGTCCGGACAGGCGTAA